Part of the Clostridia bacterium genome, GGCCGCCGTAGGCGAGAGAAACGGGCGCAACCTAAGCCTGGGTATTCCTTAGCTCCAAGACTCGGCGAATTTCCCCAGCGTAGTCCTGGTATTTCTCTACGGTGGTCTCAAGCAGTAGCGGTAGCGAGCCTAGGAAGGGGTGATTGACAATGGCGCTGATGCCGCCATCCCCGAGCTCGCCTTGACCAA contains:
- a CDS encoding endonuclease, which codes for GQGELGDGGISAIVNHPFLGSLPLLLETTVEKYQDYAGEIRRVLELRNTQA